One Mya arenaria isolate MELC-2E11 chromosome 7, ASM2691426v1 genomic window carries:
- the LOC128241464 gene encoding uncharacterized protein LOC128241464, with product MCEVWEDNTAWSLRVSRALDDIGVTRRMVARRRRMWLRQEAVITVSCTLMGLDVKTYHFGSQSEGTTTLGMLSDVDMLYSKTDFPVLLHWSEWQYGKFNLLVKQNEESPPQHCNLQRLRPDRPLPMTVCGTEDVIDGEGNVFVRNDEGDNLFQILAGMDMVSHGPSRSLSDKVDSVAAYQCAMLPAECQFLFYRPRPGHWPTSDMLVQASQCPVFLVQQGYPNSPYHQRLLEWRFSTSLMERVLVFSFDINQVKVYVLLKMIRKSFLKQFVGDNLSTFHLKTAMMFTIESYPPEIWMEENIVQCALYCLITLFRWLKLGYCPHFTISGVNLFVGKLGRPEQHTLLSVVADIMCENLSCLTLIQMDELGTRLQPVTRAFPCKSRYEINMDICRWTNTCMQIRSAIEYLFLVCLKENITLNTLYNYINQLNILNDIHSEPSFEKEASTIFSWFVANTLASALASEKLRLNQPITGDIMQLYSLSFESDLLSSRLKFASMLYCSGQYEAAAAVLRYCDGLLGPHVLQHCDCGRGHEPSQSFLEKCLETENDLEFHKKSVASCVIFTHLEEWVVPDHLLYEMYRTITLEDALIMDDLERMWMKYVVIDCIPFLYYLQYLTNRELDQPVRKNTALQNLNNYLFRPGGVGGHVETVCNVLGHCCELENMQDVAWLCYSESLRNHPRNNAANWHIMRLLNHQARQ from the coding sequence ATGTGCGAAGTCTGGGAGGATAATACGGCATGGTCTCTAAGAGTGTCCCGGGCCCTAGATGACATCGGGGTCACCAGACGCATGGTCGCCAGGAGGAGGAGGATGTGGCTAAGACAAGAGGCAGTCATAACAGTTTCGTGTACATTAATGGGTCTTGATGTGAAAACGTATCATTTTGGAAGTCAGAGCGAAGGAACTACTACTCTAGGAATGCTCTCTGATGTTGATATGTTATACAGTAAAACAGATTTTCCAGTATTGTTACACTGGAGTGAGTGGCAATATGGAAAGTTTAATTTACTTGTAAAACAGAATGAGGAGTCCCCACCCCAACACTGTAACCTCCAGAGACTGAGGCCGGACCGCCCTCTGCCAATGACAGTTTGTGGTACTGAAGATGTGATTGATGGAGAGGGCAATGTTTTCGTGCGAAACGATGAAGGcgataatttatttcaaatcctAGCTGGAATGGATATGGTATCACATGGGCCGTCAAGAAGTCTTTCTGACAAAGTTGACTCAGTTGCTGCATATCAGTGTGCTATGTTACCAGCAGAGTGTCAGTTCCTCTTTTATAGACCCCGCCCTGGACATTGGCCGACATCTGACATGTTGGTACAGGCAAGTCAGTGTCCAGTATTTCTTGTGCAGCAAGGATACCCGAACAGTCCTTATCATCAGCGGTTACTGGAATGGAGATTTTCTACATCTCTCATGGAACGGGTACTTGTATTTAGTTTCGATATAAATCAAGTCAAAGTGTATGTGttgttaaaaatgataagaaaatcatttctaaaaCAGTTTGTAGGAGACAATCTCAGCACATTTCACCTTAAGACAGCCATGATGTTCACCATAGAGAGCTACCCACCAGAAATATGGATGGAGGAAAACATTGTACAGTGCGCCCTCTACTGCCTGATCACACTGTTTAGGTGGCTAAAACTAGGTTACTGTCCACATTTCACCATCTCTGGGGTGAACCTGTTTGTGGGAAAATTGGGAAGACCTGAACAACACACCCTGCTGTCAGTTGTTGCTGACATCATGTGTGAAAACCTCAGTTGTCTAACCTTGATACAAATGGATGAATTAGGGACCAGATTGCAGCCGGTTACACGAGCATTTCCATGTAAATCACGATATGAGATAAACATGGATATATGTAGATGGACGAATACATGTATGCAAATTCGGTCTGCCATTGAGTATTTGTTCTTGGTATGTTTAAAGGAAAACATAACATTGAACACTctttacaattatattaatcaacTCAACATTCTTAACGACATCCACAGTGAACCGAGCTTTGAGAAAGAAGCATCAACAATTTTTTCATGGTTTGTTGCAAACACGTTAGCATCTGCCCTGGCTTCTGAGAAGTTACGCCTAAATCAGCCAATTACAGGCGATATAATGCAGCTGTACTCTCTGTCCTTTGAATCTGACTTGCTGTCCAGCAGACTGAAGTTTGCCTCAATGTTATACTGCAGCGGGCAGTATGAGGCAGCAGCTGCCGTGCTACGTTACTGTGACGGACTGTTGGGGCCGCATGTATTGCAGCACTGTGACTGTGGGAGAGGACACGAACCTAGTCAGTCATTTCTGGAGAAATGTCTAGAAACTGAAAATGAccttgaatttcataaaaaatcagtTGCAAGTTGTGTAATATTCACACACCTGGAAGAATGGGTTGTGCCTGACCACCTTTTGTATGAAATGTACAGAACGATAACACTTGAAGATGCTCTTATAATGGATGATTTAGAACGGATGTGGATGAAATACGTGGTAATTGACTGCATACCATTTCTCTACTACCTTCAGTACCTTACGAACAGGGAACTTGACCAACCTGTCAGGAAAAACACAGCACTACAGAACCTAAATAACTACCTCTTTAGACCTGGAGGTGTGGGTGGACATGTTGAGACAGTGTGTAATGTTCTGGGACACTGCTGTGAGCTTGAAAACATGCAAGATGTTGCTTGGCTCTGCTACAGTGAGTCTTTACGCAACCATCCCAGAAACAATGCTGCCAACTGGCATATAATGAGATTGTTAAACCATCAGGCGAGGCAGTGA